A window of Arachis duranensis cultivar V14167 unplaced genomic scaffold, aradu.V14167.gnm2.J7QH unplaced_Scaffold_72990, whole genome shotgun sequence genomic DNA:
TAATCGAAAGGGTTCACAGCGAGAAAAGTGACGTTTGACGGAACGTTTACGCCGGAGGTCTTTGTCTCCATGGAACGAGTATTCACTAACGCTTACAGCGCCTTCATTCACTCGTGAAGCTACTTCGGAACTGTTTCGCGGACACGTGGAGTCGGGCGACTTCAATAAGAGCCGGCCaaagcaaaagaaagaggaaaggcaTTGACCTCTCAGGCGAGTAGGGCATGATTGGGTGAGCTAGACGTTAATGACGTaatgcaagaaagaaaagttaTGGGATTTGGCATTCCTAGCTTTATGTTAAGTTAAATAGAAGATCTGTCTGCTCTCACCTTTTGCCTTAGAAAGAGTTCAACCCACTTGAAAGAGGAAAAGGGAGTAGGCATAGTACCGGAAAGTACGGATTCGGGTCCCTCAATCAAGCACTACTTGAAAGTCAGGATAGATTCAACTCTCAGTTAGTACGTACCTTTTATTTTAAGCAAGAACTCTTAATCGTTCGTATCCCATAACCCTTTTGTTAAGGCTACTTCACTGAGACGATGGTAGGAGTTTCAAAGCTGGTTTGATAGAACCAGGTTAAGAAAGATAGCTGAAAGTGCTAGCATAAGGAAGAGATTCTATGGATGGAAAGCCTTGCTTTCAAGGTTTCGGCATTCAAAGTCAAACGattcttttaatataataagtttaataaaaaagaaagtcaAGGAAATCGGCCtgctcttctctcttttctctataGAACTATGGAAAGCACTTTCTAGTAGCGACACGGATTCACCACTACTTATGACTTTCGCCAATGGGGCAAACGAAGGCTAACCCGTTCTGGTTGTTATGACTGGCAAGAATGTCTAGGTTCTTTCAGTCTTGCTTGTGCGCTTTGGTCCTTCTTACAGAGACTATCCTTTGTATAAGTTATGATCCATCCAAGGAATGAGCTTCCCCAGAGTAAAATCCCGTGGACTACCAGGAAAAGATAGACCCTCGCCCGGCAACAGCAGTCCATAGCGGATGGTCTTGGAAAGAACCTTTCATTCGATGCTTCTGATTCAACTCCCAGACAACCAAGGAAGTATGCGCGAAGATAGGGTTAGCCCCTGCGGCAAGCATTATCTGGGAACGATTATCCAGGAACTGGAAGATGGTTGGCGTGACACGCCTAAATCCCCCACAATCAATCCACAAGGCTTCAGGCGAAGAGATAGCAGTTTCCGCTTTAGCGGCTTGAACCCTTCGATCAAGAGATACCTTAAATCAAATCCACTAAGTAGCTGACCTCTTA
This region includes:
- the LOC127744639 gene encoding LOW QUALITY PROTEIN: uncharacterized protein LOC127744639 (The sequence of the model RefSeq protein was modified relative to this genomic sequence to represent the inferred CDS: deleted 2 bases in 1 codon), producing KGKDKAELPLLPSEVEYGSFFAEFVLWNRPSHSISCRRRLCMNWNSHERVRGQLLSGFDLRYLLIEGFKPLKRKLLSLRLKPCGLIVGFRRVTPTIFQFLDNRSQIMLAAGANPIFAHTSLVVWELNQKHRMKGSFQDHPLWTAVAGRGSIFSW